One region of Candidatus Thorarchaeota archaeon genomic DNA includes:
- a CDS encoding glycosyltransferase family 4 protein, producing MDDLDRMPGKPISEATCLSREFDRVVFIGYNSEGQFLSKRLTDSMFVYTVPLNMTSSLIPTLFHLLTDLTRMGTFVCKLKRLHELDFVRSENAILGGLPSYMAALLDGVKYAIWLAGSEESVIRIRYGNGLLARLVLVLLRFLKSVILSRAVFVLGVSSELVSRAKVLTRGPVFHTPNFVDLDTFVPPEMPRTYGGRIKFLYVGRLEHEKGVRVLLDAIAAIANRDDFEVQIAGWGELLPQVLAAQKESDKIHYLGRFSHSQMPLVYHAAHVLVLASLTEGMPAAVLEAMATGMPVIVSSVGDVPNVVKNGVHGILVTPGSSIELAEAMRSLLDNRHLLAELAGAARSRATQVSGRYIELHRRLYLGLLKHKKRNQPVATQRS from the coding sequence TTGGACGACCTTGATAGGATGCCCGGAAAGCCAATAAGCGAGGCCACATGCTTGTCACGGGAATTCGACAGGGTGGTCTTCATTGGCTACAATAGTGAGGGTCAGTTCCTAAGCAAGCGACTCACCGACTCCATGTTTGTCTATACGGTCCCACTCAACATGACATCCTCGCTGATTCCCACCCTGTTTCATCTCCTAACAGACCTGACAAGAATGGGTACCTTTGTATGCAAGCTGAAGCGATTGCATGAACTGGACTTTGTGAGGAGCGAGAATGCCATCCTCGGAGGCCTGCCATCGTACATGGCTGCACTCCTAGATGGTGTAAAGTACGCCATCTGGTTGGCTGGATCAGAAGAGTCTGTAATACGTATTAGATATGGGAACGGACTTCTCGCCCGTCTGGTCCTTGTATTGCTTCGTTTCCTCAAGAGTGTGATACTGTCGAGGGCAGTGTTCGTGCTTGGCGTTAGCTCGGAGTTGGTCAGTCGGGCTAAGGTCTTGACTCGCGGCCCCGTATTTCACACTCCCAACTTCGTCGACCTGGACACCTTCGTTCCGCCCGAAATGCCTCGCACATATGGCGGAAGAATCAAGTTCCTATATGTGGGTCGTCTCGAACACGAGAAGGGGGTCAGAGTTCTTCTTGATGCAATCGCTGCAATAGCCAATCGGGATGATTTTGAGGTGCAGATTGCTGGTTGGGGAGAGCTCCTTCCACAGGTGCTCGCCGCGCAGAAAGAGTCAGACAAGATTCACTACTTGGGTCGATTCAGCCACTCACAGATGCCACTTGTGTACCATGCTGCACATGTCTTGGTATTGGCTTCACTGACAGAGGGAATGCCTGCCGCCGTGCTTGAGGCGATGGCCACAGGAATGCCTGTCATCGTATCCTCGGTGGGAGACGTTCCCAATGTTGTAAAGAACGGGGTTCACGGCATACTTGTCACTCCTGGCAGCTCAATCGAACTTGCGGAAGCCATGCGCTCGCTACTCGACAACCGGCACTTGCTAGCCGAACTGGCAGGTGCCGCGCGCAGCCGGGCAACTCAGGTCTCTGGCCGCTACATTGAACTCCACAGGCGGCTCTATCTCGGGCTGCTGAAGCACAAGAAGAGAAACCAACCAGTCGCCACGCAACGATCTTGA
- a CDS encoding nucleotide sugar dehydrogenase has protein sequence MVTKIVVIGMGYVGIPVAALLADVDGHDVTGLQRRSERSGWKIDTLNAGESPFKGVEPGLDELLHRVHTKGTFRVTDNPDVLCDADVILIDVQTPTDAQHIPQYVSLREVCHQIGKRIKRGALVVVESTVAPGTTQHVVQRIIEEESGLTAGADFGIVFSYERVMPGKLIHNIVNLPRVVGGVDPQSTERAADLYSRIVKAPIRKTTALTAEISKTIENAFRDVNIAFANEMAMVCESMGVDVYEVISLVNELPSRMMHIPGAGVGGHCLPKDPWLLRHGLYQYGDWKIEPEFISLARRINDHMPLHMAYLIENALAARGREMRNSIVTVLGVAYLENSDDTRNTPAGPLVLALQSRGVKIRLHDPYVTEWELAPTEIMKDLTEAARGSDCLVLVTKHQEYVKLNLEEVRLVMRTPIIVDGRNVFTTEAVMKHGFEYRCVGKVGAKH, from the coding sequence ATGGTGACCAAGATTGTCGTCATAGGAATGGGATACGTGGGAATCCCAGTGGCAGCTCTTCTGGCAGATGTGGATGGTCATGATGTCACCGGGCTCCAGCGGCGGTCTGAACGCTCGGGCTGGAAGATTGACACTCTGAACGCCGGGGAGTCGCCCTTCAAGGGAGTAGAGCCCGGACTGGACGAACTGCTTCACAGGGTGCATACCAAGGGCACGTTCAGAGTGACGGACAATCCCGACGTCTTGTGTGATGCCGATGTCATACTGATTGACGTGCAGACTCCCACGGACGCACAGCACATCCCACAGTATGTCTCTCTGCGCGAGGTCTGTCACCAGATAGGGAAACGAATCAAGAGAGGTGCTCTGGTGGTCGTGGAATCGACGGTTGCTCCCGGCACTACTCAGCATGTCGTGCAGAGAATCATCGAGGAGGAGTCTGGACTCACTGCCGGCGCGGACTTCGGCATTGTCTTCTCATATGAAAGGGTCATGCCCGGTAAGCTCATCCATAACATTGTGAACCTTCCACGTGTGGTCGGAGGCGTAGACCCCCAGAGCACCGAGCGCGCGGCAGACCTCTACTCAAGGATTGTAAAGGCACCGATAAGAAAGACGACAGCACTCACAGCAGAGATCTCCAAGACCATTGAGAACGCATTCCGCGATGTGAACATTGCGTTTGCAAACGAGATGGCAATGGTATGCGAGAGCATGGGCGTGGATGTCTATGAGGTCATCTCCCTCGTCAACGAACTGCCCAGCAGGATGATGCACATACCCGGAGCAGGGGTTGGGGGCCACTGTCTTCCCAAGGACCCATGGCTCCTCAGACACGGTCTCTATCAGTACGGAGACTGGAAGATCGAGCCCGAGTTCATCTCGCTGGCAAGGCGGATAAACGACCACATGCCGCTTCATATGGCCTACCTGATCGAAAACGCACTGGCGGCAAGAGGACGTGAGATGAGGAACTCCATCGTCACTGTTCTTGGGGTGGCATATCTTGAGAACTCAGACGACACGAGAAACACTCCTGCCGGTCCCCTCGTACTGGCACTACAGTCAAGGGGCGTCAAGATCAGGCTCCATGATCCGTATGTGACCGAGTGGGAACTGGCCCCAACAGAGATAATGAAGGACTTGACGGAGGCCGCGCGGGGCTCGGATTGCTTGGTACTTGTCACCAAACACCAAGAGTATGTCAAGCTCAATCTGGAAGAGGTTAGATTGGTAATGCGGACTCCAATAATCGTGGACGGGAGAAATGTGTTCACCACAGAGGCGGTCATGAAACATGGGTTTGAGTATCGATGCGTGGGAAAGGTGGGTGCAAAGCACTGA
- the pyk gene encoding pyruvate kinase: protein MTEKSERTRSKIVCTIGPASRSKEILAGMIEAGMDVARLNMSHDDHASHRKTFDTIRSLDESIAILMDLQGPKIRIGEMREPATLQTGDTFTLSTEDFVGDAERVSISHKDIVRDVKPGDMIAINDGIVRLTVTKVQGTEVVTKVSHGGPISSRKGVNVPGIKLSCGIPTEKDLKDLDFAAGLEPDFVALSFVTEAAEVRRVNEILKENGPKNADLICKIEHRLAIDNYDAILEECHGIMVARGDLGIEVPIEQVPVLQRDLIRKANIWARPTIVATHMLESMTHERLPTRAEVSDVAHAIFDRADAVMLSAETASGFDPVGAVRMMNRIVTNAEKRITPVDPIDLTSPKRMIVEVIANMAYGAVTLLPGKVDSIVTATRSGFTARWLSKFRPPCSIYAVARNPTVMRKMRLLWGVFPVRYDLEHDSVDDLVKESVRAVCAKGLIDSSKDIVFTSGTKYTPGRTNVLGVFHVRDLLKDST, encoded by the coding sequence ATGACGGAGAAGTCAGAGAGGACCCGGTCGAAGATTGTCTGCACTATTGGTCCCGCTTCTAGAAGCAAGGAGATTCTCGCGGGGATGATTGAGGCGGGCATGGATGTGGCCAGACTCAACATGTCACACGATGACCATGCATCACACAGAAAGACTTTCGACACAATCCGCTCACTAGACGAGAGCATTGCCATCCTGATGGACCTGCAAGGACCGAAGATACGTATTGGAGAGATGAGGGAGCCCGCTACACTACAGACTGGTGACACTTTCACCCTGTCAACAGAGGACTTTGTGGGTGATGCTGAGCGGGTGTCCATCTCGCACAAGGACATTGTTAGAGATGTGAAACCGGGGGACATGATTGCTATCAACGACGGCATAGTGCGACTCACAGTGACGAAGGTACAGGGTACAGAAGTTGTCACCAAGGTCTCACACGGGGGCCCAATCTCAAGCAGAAAGGGAGTCAACGTACCAGGCATCAAGCTCTCATGCGGCATCCCCACTGAGAAGGACCTGAAGGACCTCGACTTTGCGGCAGGACTGGAGCCGGACTTTGTTGCTCTCTCGTTCGTGACCGAAGCGGCAGAGGTGCGCAGGGTCAATGAGATTCTGAAGGAGAACGGTCCGAAGAACGCGGACTTGATATGCAAGATAGAGCACAGGCTGGCCATTGACAACTACGACGCCATCCTTGAGGAATGCCATGGGATCATGGTGGCCAGAGGAGACCTGGGAATCGAGGTGCCCATAGAACAGGTGCCAGTGCTGCAGAGAGACCTCATCAGAAAGGCGAACATCTGGGCAAGGCCTACAATCGTGGCGACACACATGCTCGAGTCGATGACCCACGAGAGACTGCCAACGCGGGCGGAGGTCAGCGATGTCGCCCATGCCATCTTTGATAGGGCAGATGCTGTGATGCTGAGCGCTGAGACCGCCTCAGGCTTCGACCCCGTGGGTGCGGTGAGGATGATGAATCGCATAGTCACGAATGCTGAGAAGAGAATCACCCCGGTAGACCCAATTGACCTCACTTCACCCAAGCGAATGATAGTCGAGGTCATTGCCAACATGGCATATGGGGCAGTCACATTACTCCCCGGAAAGGTGGACAGCATCGTCACGGCTACAAGAAGTGGCTTTACCGCAAGGTGGCTGTCGAAGTTCAGGCCACCCTGCAGCATCTATGCAGTGGCCCGAAACCCCACCGTCATGAGGAAGATGCGCCTCTTGTGGGGCGTCTTCCCTGTCAGATACGACCTGGAACATGACAGTGTCGACGACCTCGTGAAGGAGTCTGTCAGGGCAGTCTGCGCAAAGGGACTGATTGACAGCAGCAAGGACATCGTCTTCACCTCGGGTACAAAGTACACCCCGGGAAGAACGAATGTGCTCGGGGTTTTTCATGTGAGAGACCTGTTGAAAGACTCCACATGA
- a CDS encoding glycosyltransferase family 2 protein, whose translation MSKDVTKPILLSVVIPTYGVEEALADTVREAAKAAETAVGEQFEVVIPYTPRRGETEDTIRNLRTLPDRTIIVVEPRRGYGRAYIAGFKRCRGRLIVTLDADLTYPLDILPRAVTVFEALNLDFLNTDRLQVHEDCAFTWSHNLGNRVLSRVMNLLFNTGFNDSQSGMWLIRRDSIDKMKFEGIHWEFSAEIKIEARIRRLRCAETPIRYRARMAGSTTNSWREGLKIALFMLAKRLGAVRLFHSIIRPPV comes from the coding sequence ATGTCGAAAGATGTAACGAAACCGATTCTTCTCTCAGTCGTCATACCAACATACGGGGTAGAGGAGGCTCTTGCAGACACTGTCAGGGAGGCCGCCAAGGCTGCGGAGACCGCGGTGGGAGAGCAGTTCGAAGTTGTCATACCCTATACTCCACGGCGAGGGGAGACGGAAGATACCATTAGGAACCTGAGAACGCTCCCGGACAGGACCATCATAGTGGTCGAACCAAGACGAGGCTACGGTCGAGCATACATCGCTGGCTTCAAGAGATGCAGAGGAAGACTAATCGTGACACTGGACGCTGACCTCACGTATCCACTGGACATCCTGCCAAGAGCTGTCACGGTGTTTGAGGCCCTGAATCTGGACTTCCTCAACACGGACCGTCTGCAAGTCCATGAGGACTGTGCATTCACATGGTCTCACAACTTGGGCAATAGGGTTCTGTCACGGGTGATGAATCTCCTCTTCAACACTGGCTTCAATGACTCGCAGTCAGGGATGTGGTTGATTCGACGCGACAGTATCGACAAGATGAAGTTCGAGGGGATTCACTGGGAGTTCTCGGCAGAGATCAAGATAGAGGCTCGAATCAGAAGACTCCGCTGTGCCGAAACGCCCATTCGCTATAGAGCTAGGATGGCAGGCAGTACCACGAACAGCTGGAGAGAAGGGCTCAAGATAGCGTTGTTCATGCTGGCGAAGAGACTCGGCGCGGTCAGACTGTTCCATTCCATCATACGCCCCCCGGTGTGA
- a CDS encoding acyltransferase, which translates to MTGMAGYGVRQLYYRKYLRRMGEGCIIDPYVFIEPPDRVSIGSFVMIDAFSRLEGGKGIRIGNRCHITSGCVLNGGGGIWIGDNVAIASGSKIYSATDSWGDGKRMTAMAPRAERAVVEGTIRIHDDAFIGLNSIVLPGVTIGEGAVVGAGSVVTKDIPPWKFVVGSPARVIQDRPPIRLE; encoded by the coding sequence ATGACAGGCATGGCAGGTTACGGAGTCAGACAGCTGTACTACAGGAAGTACCTGCGACGGATGGGAGAGGGTTGTATAATAGACCCCTACGTATTCATCGAACCTCCGGACAGAGTATCGATTGGCTCCTTCGTGATGATAGATGCATTCTCTCGACTTGAGGGGGGCAAGGGAATCAGAATTGGCAATCGATGTCATATAACGTCGGGGTGTGTTCTGAATGGCGGAGGGGGCATATGGATTGGCGACAATGTGGCGATAGCATCCGGTTCAAAGATCTACAGCGCGACAGACTCTTGGGGCGACGGAAAGAGAATGACCGCAATGGCGCCTCGTGCTGAGAGAGCAGTTGTTGAAGGCACGATTCGAATCCATGATGATGCGTTCATCGGACTGAACTCGATAGTACTGCCCGGAGTGACAATCGGGGAGGGTGCGGTAGTTGGCGCAGGTTCAGTCGTTACGAAGGACATTCCACCCTGGAAGTTCGTAGTGGGTTCCCCTGCAAGGGTCATTCAAGACAGACCGCCTATCAGACTGGAGTGA
- a CDS encoding oligosaccharide flippase family protein: MPSFQEVANLLTDDRSSQEDRSGRTGMAVVSGLGAAISILVYAAVSRSFSQIELGLYQVSVTTMNLLLILGLFGFEWTIPRFVAKARALGDASMARDAIVKGLASTAAISLGISGVLLLAISPLTILLFNSTSMGILVLLLVLIVPIGNMATSLGSVLQGFERFRVLAGLTIGSSVIRAFSILVLLYMGVLSVLIGWLVGFVFLSMGSAIAVQRIAGRVLSNTAVAESGIPLMALLTYAAPLVGYRMSNYLLDSLDQYLVLGFVGVESLGPYSVTVMATSTLSFVSYSVLFTILIPRLTVAATNLPSEDYCAYETRIARVCFLVLAPFFVSMVALSFPITEILSGTQYLGIAPVPTSIAAIGLVLLPVVVVKMVSLVSRGRTLRLFAAFLLSFSIEIGCGILLIPTWGLVGAASSRTLSMICLCVMLVLQDRDTASHSSAVILRNVASCIPTIISQYVVYVLLGYSLSGFIMAFVIGPVVYVACLLAIGGATLSDVGTVLNHIPNGALLSRLLLPRLKRLTEK; encoded by the coding sequence GTGCCCAGTTTCCAAGAGGTGGCGAATCTGCTCACGGATGACCGCTCAAGTCAAGAAGACAGGTCCGGCAGGACCGGCATGGCAGTGGTCAGTGGCCTCGGTGCTGCCATCAGTATCCTGGTGTATGCTGCGGTGTCGCGGTCGTTCTCTCAGATAGAACTGGGACTCTACCAGGTCTCTGTGACCACAATGAACCTGTTGCTAATCCTCGGGCTCTTCGGATTCGAGTGGACAATTCCCAGGTTTGTTGCAAAAGCACGTGCTCTTGGTGATGCCTCAATGGCACGAGACGCAATAGTGAAGGGACTTGCGTCCACAGCTGCAATCTCGTTGGGAATAAGTGGTGTCCTCCTACTGGCAATCAGTCCTCTCACAATACTGCTCTTCAACAGCACGAGCATGGGTATTCTTGTCCTCCTGCTTGTGCTGATTGTCCCCATCGGTAACATGGCAACCTCGCTGGGTTCGGTCCTCCAAGGATTTGAGCGCTTCAGAGTACTGGCAGGTCTGACAATTGGTTCAAGCGTCATCAGGGCGTTCTCGATTCTTGTTCTACTGTATATGGGAGTCTTATCAGTTCTCATTGGTTGGCTTGTGGGGTTTGTATTCCTCAGCATGGGGTCAGCAATAGCTGTACAGCGAATTGCAGGACGAGTCTTGAGCAACACTGCAGTAGCTGAGTCGGGAATTCCGCTGATGGCCCTTCTGACATATGCAGCTCCGCTTGTGGGATATCGTATGTCGAACTACCTGTTGGACTCACTTGATCAGTATCTCGTCCTCGGATTTGTGGGCGTTGAATCCCTAGGACCGTACAGTGTCACGGTAATGGCAACGTCAACACTGTCTTTCGTATCATACTCGGTTCTGTTCACGATTCTGATTCCGAGACTCACAGTTGCAGCGACCAATCTACCAAGCGAGGACTACTGCGCATACGAAACCAGGATTGCACGGGTCTGCTTCCTAGTCCTTGCACCGTTCTTCGTTTCGATGGTGGCACTCTCCTTCCCCATCACTGAGATTCTGAGCGGCACGCAGTATCTTGGAATCGCACCGGTCCCCACTTCGATTGCAGCGATAGGTCTCGTACTGCTACCCGTGGTTGTTGTCAAGATGGTCTCACTGGTATCCAGAGGAAGAACACTGCGTCTGTTTGCAGCATTCCTCCTCAGTTTCTCTATAGAGATTGGGTGTGGTATTCTCCTGATACCGACATGGGGACTTGTCGGTGCCGCATCATCAAGAACACTCTCAATGATTTGCCTGTGTGTCATGTTGGTGCTTCAAGACCGCGACACGGCAAGCCACTCATCGGCGGTGATACTTCGCAATGTCGCGAGCTGCATACCTACTATCATCTCTCAGTATGTTGTCTATGTATTGTTGGGATACTCCCTGTCTGGTTTCATCATGGCATTCGTGATAGGCCCTGTAGTATACGTGGCCTGTCTACTGGCCATTGGGGGTGCGACGTTGTCTGATGTCGGAACCGTACTCAATCACATCCCAAACGGAGCTCTGCTTAGCAGGCTGCTACTCCCGCGACTGAAACGCCTCACAGAGAAGTGA
- a CDS encoding glycosyltransferase encodes MRVIHITPYFPPHVGGTETLVAEIAKWQARIGHDVLICTSRCPKSAPAHEVTTDGVEVARLKALEVLERPLCLGIARFLGEQEHPDVINLWTPFPLTDVLTMRYAHGHGIPLVTTYVMDAIMEKLFGIGLLGAAATRAYNTFQIRHVVMRSDLVVTLNRTYYRKSPYLSRLPEEIVRTVLQGTDTERFHPFHGTYGELADIRNKGGVVFLALGRLVPYKGIPYLIRAFKKLADKYDNVHLAVAGRGQLKDTLVSLVRRLNLTERVAFLGFVPDDDLPNLMNTADVIVSSAINDLENVPIAVLDGMACGKPVIVTDVGGARDQVKDGVVGLLVKPKSVDALSSAMERLLRNEEERRAFGDAARRYAETISWKKIAEMALSVYAEVVGHRDKSPDSITRREMQRLPKG; translated from the coding sequence ATGAGAGTGATTCACATAACCCCGTACTTCCCACCTCATGTGGGAGGGACAGAAACACTTGTGGCAGAGATAGCAAAGTGGCAGGCGCGAATTGGGCATGACGTCCTCATCTGTACATCCCGATGCCCGAAGAGTGCTCCAGCACATGAGGTCACTACTGATGGAGTAGAGGTAGCAAGGCTGAAAGCACTGGAGGTCTTGGAACGGCCGCTTTGCCTCGGGATTGCGCGATTCCTCGGGGAGCAAGAACACCCTGATGTGATCAATCTGTGGACACCGTTCCCTCTGACAGATGTCTTGACCATGAGATACGCGCATGGACATGGCATTCCTCTGGTCACAACCTATGTTATGGATGCAATAATGGAGAAGCTGTTCGGGATTGGCCTCTTGGGCGCGGCAGCCACAAGAGCATACAACACCTTCCAGATTAGACACGTCGTCATGAGGTCGGACCTTGTTGTCACACTCAATCGGACCTATTACAGAAAGAGTCCCTATCTCTCAAGGTTGCCCGAAGAGATTGTACGTACTGTCCTCCAAGGCACGGACACAGAGAGGTTTCATCCATTCCATGGAACCTATGGTGAACTTGCGGACATCAGGAACAAAGGCGGAGTGGTGTTCCTTGCACTTGGGAGACTAGTGCCGTACAAGGGCATTCCCTACCTCATTAGAGCATTCAAGAAACTTGCAGACAAGTATGACAATGTGCATCTTGCAGTCGCAGGAAGGGGGCAGCTCAAAGACACACTGGTGAGTCTGGTCAGGAGACTGAATCTGACCGAAAGAGTCGCGTTTCTCGGATTCGTGCCTGACGACGACCTACCCAATCTGATGAACACCGCGGATGTCATCGTGAGCTCAGCTATCAACGACCTCGAGAATGTACCGATAGCGGTACTTGATGGCATGGCATGTGGAAAACCGGTGATTGTCACAGATGTGGGTGGCGCAAGAGACCAGGTGAAGGATGGGGTTGTGGGACTGCTGGTCAAGCCTAAGAGCGTTGATGCATTGTCAAGCGCCATGGAGAGGCTTCTGAGGAATGAAGAAGAACGAAGGGCCTTCGGGGATGCAGCACGGAGATATGCGGAGACCATATCTTGGAAGAAGATTGCAGAGATGGCCCTCTCAGTATATGCGGAAGTCGTTGGTCACCGGGACAAATCACCGGACTCCATAACACGAAGAGAGATGCAGAGATTGCCAAAGGGGTGA
- a CDS encoding GDP-mannose 4,6-dehydratase: MVTGVTGQDGAYLCKLLLEKGYKVYGVYRRLSTPNFWRLKSLDILDKVRLIRADLNDSSSLMETVRTAQPDEVYHLAAQSFVGVSFEQPIYTAEVTGVGVTRLLEAVRLVVPGARFYQASTSEQFGNSGNALLSEESAFAPASPYAAAKLYGYWMTKIYRQAYNMHASNGILFNHESPLRGLDFVTRKITDTVARIHHNLTGELRLGNTSTMRDWGYAPEYVEAMWLMTNHDEPGDYVVATGVAHSVQEFAEVAFACAGMDWKDYLRIDKGLLRPLDVRVLRGDATRCRETLGWAPKTSFEQLVELMVKADIDRWKRHLDGEDVIWDAPTHCDSQPLDGSQSGHS; encoded by the coding sequence CTGGTAACCGGTGTGACAGGGCAGGACGGGGCATACCTATGCAAGCTTCTGCTCGAGAAAGGATACAAGGTCTATGGGGTTTATCGTAGACTCTCCACGCCGAATTTCTGGAGACTGAAGAGCCTAGACATACTCGACAAGGTTCGGCTCATTCGTGCAGATCTGAATGACTCGTCTTCGCTGATGGAAACGGTCCGGACTGCGCAGCCTGATGAGGTATACCATCTTGCCGCTCAGAGTTTCGTGGGGGTTTCCTTCGAGCAACCCATCTATACTGCGGAAGTCACAGGCGTAGGGGTCACCAGACTACTAGAAGCCGTCCGGCTGGTGGTCCCTGGTGCCCGATTCTATCAGGCCTCGACCAGTGAGCAATTCGGTAACAGCGGGAACGCTCTCCTGTCAGAGGAGAGTGCGTTTGCTCCTGCATCTCCTTACGCAGCTGCCAAGCTGTACGGATACTGGATGACCAAGATATACAGGCAGGCCTACAACATGCACGCGTCGAATGGTATCCTCTTCAATCACGAGTCGCCGCTTCGTGGACTGGATTTCGTGACTCGTAAGATAACCGACACAGTTGCGAGAATCCATCACAATCTCACGGGTGAACTCAGACTCGGAAACACAAGCACCATGAGGGACTGGGGATATGCGCCAGAATACGTCGAGGCAATGTGGCTCATGACGAACCACGATGAACCTGGCGACTATGTGGTGGCCACCGGAGTTGCGCACTCGGTTCAGGAGTTTGCCGAGGTGGCATTTGCGTGTGCCGGCATGGACTGGAAAGACTACCTGAGAATAGACAAAGGACTACTGCGACCCCTGGACGTTCGCGTACTGCGGGGTGACGCGACCCGTTGCAGAGAGACTCTTGGTTGGGCGCCAAAGACTTCATTCGAACAGCTGGTTGAACTCATGGTCAAGGCAGATATCGACCGCTGGAAGCGTCATCTTGACGGAGAGGATGTCATCTGGGATGCTCCAACCCACTGTGATAGTCAGCCACTCGATGGGAGCCAAAGTGGGCACTCATGA
- a CDS encoding DegT/DnrJ/EryC1/StrS family aminotransferase yields MRGENTHSIPIAEPRLGPLELEYVRDAIESGWVSSAGPYVRRFQDTFAAHCGSKHALSTCNGTVALSLALAAIDLRPGDEVIVPSFTFMASAATVIHLGARPVFIDSDESCWCMDPNLLERLITKKTKAIMPVHLYGHPCQMDLIQEVAEKHGLYVIEDAAEAHGAEFKGRRVGSIGDIGCFSFYGNKIVTTGEGGMVTTSDDELLERMEMLRNHGMPRDRKYWHPVIGYNFRMTNIQAAIGLAQMTRIDEFIAKKLEIARAYSIAFDEMPTLSYQMTKPWAKNVYWMFSILLESEDKRIRLASHLDKAGIETRPLFIPCNEQPSIHNLYTDVELTPIASRISRIGLSLPSGTTLQRSQQQQVIEAVREWTETAHS; encoded by the coding sequence TTGAGGGGCGAAAACACGCACTCAATTCCCATTGCAGAACCAAGACTTGGGCCACTTGAATTGGAGTATGTCCGTGATGCAATCGAGTCCGGATGGGTGTCCAGTGCTGGTCCCTATGTCCGGAGGTTTCAGGACACTTTCGCAGCCCACTGTGGTTCAAAGCACGCGCTGTCAACCTGCAACGGCACAGTCGCCCTCTCTCTGGCGTTAGCAGCAATCGACCTGCGTCCTGGCGACGAGGTCATCGTTCCATCTTTCACATTCATGGCATCGGCGGCGACAGTGATTCATCTTGGAGCACGTCCGGTCTTCATTGACTCTGATGAGTCCTGCTGGTGTATGGACCCCAACTTGCTTGAGAGGTTGATCACCAAGAAGACGAAGGCCATAATGCCGGTTCATCTCTACGGACACCCGTGTCAGATGGACTTGATTCAAGAGGTGGCAGAGAAACACGGTCTCTATGTCATTGAGGATGCAGCTGAGGCACATGGAGCTGAGTTCAAGGGACGAAGAGTCGGAAGCATTGGTGATATTGGATGCTTTAGTTTCTATGGAAACAAGATAGTGACCACTGGCGAGGGAGGGATGGTCACTACAAGTGATGACGAGCTGTTAGAGAGAATGGAGATGCTGCGAAATCACGGAATGCCGAGGGACAGGAAGTACTGGCATCCAGTGATTGGTTACAACTTCAGGATGACCAACATCCAAGCGGCGATTGGTCTTGCCCAGATGACCCGGATAGATGAGTTCATCGCAAAGAAGCTGGAGATTGCCCGGGCCTACTCCATCGCCTTTGATGAGATGCCGACGCTTTCCTACCAGATGACAAAGCCCTGGGCAAAGAACGTCTACTGGATGTTTTCGATTCTTCTCGAGTCCGAGGACAAGAGGATTAGATTGGCGTCACATCTGGACAAGGCAGGCATCGAGACCCGCCCACTCTTCATTCCGTGCAATGAACAACCATCAATCCATAATCTGTATACAGATGTGGAGCTGACTCCCATTGCATCGAGGATATCGAGAATCGGACTGTCATTGCCATCTGGCACCACTCTGCAGCGCAGTCAACAACAGCAGGTAATCGAGGCAGTCAGAGAGTGGACTGAGACCGCTCATTCCTAA